The following are from one region of the Vanessa atalanta chromosome 5, ilVanAtal1.2, whole genome shotgun sequence genome:
- the LOC125064253 gene encoding uncharacterized protein LOC125064253, whose translation MFKQKLFLLMCAYSALAALDGYSAQQDPDQFHIQTDEDDDRYFLYQTHNGQYRKERRLKDGSVVGTTGWVGADGFLRLQDYIADDQGYRIYKSKTVYVGENRPIRESLKIAKTAPTDSGFNITPAPAPHPPRGTPRFSTTTQTPLPHSSTQSLHNIYPTEISITPPPLSYSRPTSTPKVNVSPNSIDSSTQYDFKPTVTPITASEASSTPNPYNYDLSNTNTIDGYYASDSSPNGRFDVINPNSYRHANDWTRRQRPEVHLGDGYTPQFPGYDGVAFRRNGFRYYLPKQYHEEETQDADERTGSFGYIDPFGIRRVIYYNTAPGQGFQIRKNNRYVGHDATPYDPRPAK comes from the exons ATGTTTAAACAAAAGCTTTTTCTGCtg atgtgCGCATACAGCGCCCTAGCTGCTCTAGATGGTTATAGCGCACAACAAGATCCCGATCAGTTCCATATACAAACAGATGAAGATGACGATCGGTATTTCCTTTACCAAACACACAACGGCCAGTATCGTAAGGAACGGCGACTCAAAGATGGTTCAGTAGTCG GAACCACGGGCTGGGTGGGCGCTGATGGATTTTTAAGACTACAAGACTACATCGCTGATGACCAAGGATACAGAATTTATAAGTCGAAGACAGTTTACGTGGGGGAAAACCGCCCGATACga GAATCTCTTAAAATAGCAAAAACCGCACCAACTGATTCTGGTTTTAACATAACTCCAGCACCAGCCCCTCATCCTCCGCGAGGGACTCCACGCTTCAGTACGACAACTCAAACCCCGCTTCCTCATTCTTCTACACAGAGTTTACACAATATTTACCCCACAGAAATATCCATTACACCACCACCTCTATCGTATTCGCGTCCAACTTCAACACCAAAAGTTAATGTGTCGCCGAACTCTATCGATTCATCGACACAATACGATTTTAAGCCAACTGTAACACCAATCACAGCTAGTGAAGCTTCCTCAACGCCGAATCCTTACAATTACGATTTATCGAACACTAATACAATAGACGGATATTACGCAAGTGATAGCTCTCCTAATGGCCGTTTTGACGTTATCAATCCGAATTCCTATAGGCATGCAAATGACTGGACCAGAAGACAAAGGCCTGAAGTGCACCTCGGCGATGGCTACACTCCACAATTCCCAGGCTATGATGGTGTCGCCTTTAGAAGGAACGGATTCCGATACTATCTTCCTAAACAGTATCATGAAGAAGAAACCCAAGATGCTGATGAAAGAACAGGTAGTTTTGGATATATAGATCCTTTCGGAATTCGTcgagtaatatattataacacagCACCTGGACAAGGGTTCCAAATTCGAAAAAACAACAGATATGTTGGCCATGATGCCACTCCTTACGACCCAAGACCTGCAAAGTga
- the LOC125064113 gene encoding GATA zinc finger domain-containing protein 14 has protein sequence MVQLKTICVVLYILACCLQVQADKYTDENRPYEFGFNIEGEQHRHEKKDENGIIMGEFGFITADGVYHVTVYATDENGNFKILSMKNIRVKPYPTAANQSPRQGHSLTLPSSPQIKTTSTIQSNNKAQPLKQELTPGPVKTCSHCSIPTTTTPPPKLFGGGSINKNNGQNDNNYNTQIQSNENSYNNGQNLHNGNGRFTGSDQNYPNQVANGQQYSQDVNINQPSKELKTPKLSGSPQNSGIRQNYPQSSGIGQDNLQNNPQAFERYPQRANSGQEYSQGIPSQIQGQKEVPVKQFPDERPTGISENSSYNEESNLSYPNNPKYSQENAVSKNNFNVGRQPKSFNDILQSVNPEQHYNNGNQPLDLPQSGNDNLPKKPVLFAAQMQIVDKNTDIYHKNPGEADGLPAGLTNNDMKTLLYTFNYTLGFHGHHEKGYTNGAKYGYYYVTGRNGIRTRVDYIADETGFHPKISQEVLDVLSDDVPKPETEKDVKFGLKGYEFKWLYYPANES, from the exons ATGGTTCAACTAAAAACTATTTGTGTTGTACTTTACATATTAGCCTGCTGTTTACAAGTACAGGCTGATAAATACACCGATGAAAACAGACCATATGAATTTGGATTTAACATTGAAGGAGAACAACACAGGCATGAGAAAAAAG ATGAAAATGGAATAATTATGGGCGAGTTTGGATTTATTACTGCCGATGGCGTTTATCACGTGACTGTATATGCTACGGATGAAAACGGAAATTTCAAGATATTGTCTATGAAGAACATTCGCGTGAAGCCtt atCCAACTGCTGCTAACCAGAGTCCAAGACAAGGGCACTCACTCACGTTACCATCTTCACCCCAAATTAAAACAACAAGTACAATACAATCTAATAATAAAGCACAGCCACTAAAACAAGAACTAACTCCAGGGCCAGTCAAAACCTGTTCTCATTGCAGTATACCAACAACCACTACCCCACCACCAAAACTGTTTGGTGGtggttctataaataaaaataacggacAAAacgacaataattataatacacaaatacAATCGAAtgaaaattcttataataatggTCAAAACTTACATAATGGTAATGGTCGATTTACAGGATCCGATCAAAATTACCCTAATCAAGTAGCTAACGGACAACAATATTCACAagatgtaaatattaatcaaccTTCCAAAGAATTAAAAACACCCAAACTGTCTGGCAGTCCTCAAAATTCTGGTATTAGACAGAATTATCCACAGTCATCTGGTATAGGGCaagataatttacaaaataatccaCAAGCTTTTGAAAGATATCCACAACGTGCTAATTCAGGGCAGGAATATTCTCAAGGAATACCTTCACAAATTCAAGGACAAAAAGAAGTTCCTGTAAAACAATTCCCTGATGAAAGACCCACTGGCATTTCTGAAAATAGTTCCTATAATGAAGAATCGAACTTATCTTATCCTAATAATCCAAAATACAGTCAAGAAAACGCTGTatctaaaaacaattttaatgtaggCAGACAGCCTAAAagctttaatgatattttacaaTCTGTTAATCCAGAACAACATTATAATAACGGCAATCAACCACTAGATTTGCCTCAATCAGGCAATGACAATCTTCCTAAAAAACCAGTGCTATTCGCTGCTCAAATGCAAATAGTCGATAAAAATAcagatatttatcataaaaatccCGGCGAAGCTGATGGTCTACCAGCAGGTTTAACCAACAATGACATGAAAACTCTTCTATATACCTTCAATTACACTTTAGGATTTCATGGACATCATGAAAAAGGCTACACAAACGGTGCCAAATATGGATATTATTATGTAACGGGACGGAACGGGATTAGAACGAGAGTTGATTATATCGCTGATGAAACTGGTTTCCATCCTAAAATTTCACAAGAAGTTTTAGATGTACTATCCGACGACGTACCGAAACCTGAAACAGAAAAAGATGTTAAATTTGGTCTGAAAGGCTATGAATTTAAATGGCTATATTATCCTGCCAATGAAtcctaa